From the genome of Perca fluviatilis chromosome 8, GENO_Pfluv_1.0, whole genome shotgun sequence:
cacacacacacacacacacacacccatacacatacacacagacacacacacacagagagcgatctccaccaatcagaaacaTAGTTACACttagcattgtgggtaatgtagtacTTCTTTATGACACcctgtcaaacatacatctcccttctctaacacacacgcgcgcacgcacgcacgcacgcacgcacacacgcacgcacacacacacacatatacacacacacacacacacatcatcgctaaacccaccagactccatgtaaataatcagtactttaagcatcgtaaaacacacttcattcaaagtcgacagaaaccaaataaagctatgaaaagccgtttttaggcttctctacacttttcccaccatcacaactctagtgttggttgaaataaaaacatagtttaccgattttcATGTGAATATATATGTTGTCTCTATGCTCActaaaagtactattttttaaatggagtctggtgtgtttagcgctagctacttcatagctgtttctggtaaacagaaacgtcttaaataggttttaaaaaggtatagcTCTAAAAGGTTAAGACAATTAACACTTCACcattaaaacaacactgtatgtatttaaaatgtaagcaaattatatatatattgaattgCTGAGGCTTgtgtcgctaaacccaccagactccatgtaaataatcagtactttgaGCATCCtaaatccaccagactccatgtacataatcagtactttaagcatcctaaattcATCAGACTCCTATTCGTATTcgtattgtctttttttttttttttttttttttttttgtcgtctCTCTCACTGACAGTGTGACATATGTATCTACTTAGCTAGTGTTattcggatgtgcaccaagtagtaggcacactgtaaaaatttcttccggaattttctagttcagtgtgccgatgtgctgcaatagcagcaatcggcacaatgcctattgtttctcatacttaTTATTTCTTATTCTCCATCTTCCGCCACATTTTTGTCCCACTAAGGCTCACGAAGCGTTgccaacacgcgcacacacatgaCATCATCACGTGGGTATCGCtcgggaatggtgtgctatgtgttttctaagagatttgccgcACGGTTTTCACGAAATCGGCAAAAAACGGCGCAAAATTTCCCATAGACTTGGGAAATCGTCGGGAAATCGCTTAACATCGCTCAAAACAACTCGTCTTTGGGACCATGCTTGTGTCGCCTTTTAGGCATGAGGGATTATATTGtataggcttttattttgtacaagcttttattttgaaatggttTCATGCCTAAGGAGTTCCAGGGTCAGGGGTTAGTTTCCTGTTAGTGGTTAGAGAAAGATGGTAGAATCAGCCGACATGCTTTCGTCATCCATTGCAATCCACATTGTAAATGCTGCAGAGGCAATGTCATAAGTTGataatttcatttctttaaTTATAATGCAAATGTTAAGatgtatatttacagtaaaaggGGATTTGATGACTGTAATTAAAAACGttttatttacatatatttacataGGATTAAACAATTTGTATCTTATGTTTTgttacagttttcactcttctgTCTGTGACATGATGTAAAGTGCCACAGTAAACAGCTTGAGAAGCTTACTACGACTCAACTCGTCATTTTCAGAAAGAGTTTAGCTAGTTGAATAGCTGCAGTTGCTACACTGTAGCGAAGACAACATAGTGAAAAGACAAAGAAGGCTAGTGTTGTACATCGTGGTAAGATGGATTGTAAACAAAGCGACAGGGATTCAGTGGCTAGTAAAAGAAGTTCACGGTCTTCAACTTCATCAGCTGGCTCATTAACACGTGCTCGTGCTAAAGCGGAGGCAGCTAAAGCACGTGCTACATTTGCGGACCAAGAAGCTAAAGCTAAGTTAGAAAGAGCTGCAAAAGAGGCTAAGctacagaaagaaaaagcagaaagaGAAGCAGAATATCACAAAGAGAAAGCAGCTATTGAGTTTGAATTGCAGCTGGAGAAGGCAAGAAAAGATGCTGAGCTAGAAGCGCTTGCTAGTTATCGTGAGGCAGCAGCTGCCGAAGCTGAAGCTGCTGTGTGGGAAGATGCAATGGACAACTTCGTTGTATTGGATGAGGCAGGCCCATCAGAGAAAGACAAACTGGAGCGTACAAGTGAATATGTCCAGTCTCAATACAACCTACACTCAGGTGAAACCCATCCACGTACCAAATCCCTAAAGCAAGCAGCCATGAATGCTAGCTCCCAAGTATCTCAGCTCCCTGCAAATGAAACGCTTCAAGAATATTCTTGCAATCCTTTCCTTCCAACATGGCAGCCGCCTGTTCGTCCCAAAGAACCGTCATATGCTAATAACACTACCAACCCTGCATTAGAAAACTATGGCTCGGAAAATGTGCAATCGCCTTCAGCTATTAAAGTGGAAAGTCAGGTCCCACGAAAGGAGACTGACCATCAGGCAAACACAAAAACGCGTAACACTTACTCAAACAACCCTGCTCAGCCTTTCCTTCCACACTACATGGCAGCAGCTAACCATGGTGCACCCGTAGCTGAACATCTGGCACAATTCTTAGCTCGTCGCGACCTGGTGAGTTCAAGTTTATATCAATTTGATGATAAACCAGAAAACTATCGAGCTTGGCATTCATCATACATAAACGCCACTCAAGGGCTAGGCCTCACAGCTACGGAGGAGCTAGACTTAATGACTAAGTGGCTCGGTAGAGAATCCAGTGACCAAGTCAAACGTCTCCGTTCAGTGCACGTGACGAATCCTGTCGTAGCACTCAGAAAGGCCTGGGAACGTCTCCAGGAATGTTATGCAGCACCTGAAGTTATCGAAAGGTCACTTTTCAATCGGCTTGATCATTTCCCAAGGCTTTCAGGAAAAGAACACACAAAGCTACGTGATCTAGCCGACCTGTTAATGGAAGTGCAGGGAGCCAAGGAGGATGGCTTCCTCCCAGGCCTGTCTTACCTGGACACTGCAAGAGGGATTGAACCCATAGTTGCAAAACTGCCTTATGGTCTTCAAGAAAAGTGGGTATCTGCCGGTTCTAAGTACAAGGATGAAAATAATGGGCGATTTCCTCCATTCGACTTCTTCGCAAGTTTTATACACTACGAGGCACGGAAAAGGAATGACCCTAGCTTTGCTTTTCAAGGTACTAGTGGCTTACCCGCAAGGCCTGAAAAGCCTTCCTTTAAAAGCAACCAAACCCCTATTTCAGTTCACAAGACAGATATCGTCtcaacacactcaaacacaaacaatctaaAAGGTACCAGTGATCCAAACAAAACCTGTCCAATACATGCTAAACCTCACCCACTCAGGCGATGCAAAGCCTTCAGAGCCAAACACCTAGAAGAAAGGAAAACCTTTCTCAAGGCTAAAGGAATCTGCTTCAAATGCTGTGGTTCAACTACTCACTTAGCAAAAGATTGTCCAACTACGGTTAAGTGTACAGAGTGTGATAGCACCTACCACGATGCTGCTATGCATCCGGGTCCTGCACCTCAAGACAGGGCTACCCCAACCTCACCACACAACGGCGGGGAGGGAGAAGAGAGCAGTGACACCAAAGCCGTCGTTAGCGCAAGCTGTACCAAAGTTTGTGGAGCAGGACAAGTCAGCAGGTCATGTTCCAAGATTTGCTTAGTGAAGGTATATCACAAACGTCAACCAGACAAAGCCATCAAGGCCCACGCCATACATTGGACGCACCGTAAACCGGATGCGTTAGCAAGGTCTACTTTCTTCGAGCTTTTCGACATCAAATGTGAACCATATTCCTATTTTTTGAGGACATGTTCTGGCACAATGGAAACATCTGGACGTAGGGCTGAAGAGTTTGTGGTGGAGTCACTTCGACGGCAGGGTCACAATTCCTCTACCACCCCTTCATCGAAGTGCAATGACATTCTTGACAATCGGGTCAGAAATCCCAACGCCAAATGCAGCTCTATGTCACCCTCACCTTCGCAAGGTAGCGGAACACATTCCAGAAGTCGACCCTACAGCAGAGATTCTCCTGTTACTCGGCAGAGATATCATTAGAGTTCACAAGGTACGGGAACAAATCAATGGTCCACACAATGCCCCATTTGCCCAACGCCTAGATCTTGGCTGGGTGCTAGTTGGAGAAGTCTGCTTGGGGAAAGCACACAAGCCTACAGTCAGCACCTTCAAGACAGCTGTGCTTGACAATGGCCCGCCCATCGACTCCTTGTGCACCCGTTTCCTACAAGTCAAAGAAATGGTTCCTTGTAGCAGGGAGACAAGACACATCTCCAGCAAGGTTACAGGAGAGATGTTGGGACAAACTGTTTTCAATCACACAGAAAACGACAACAGGTTGGCATCCTCATTTGAAGTAAGGTTTTTTTGAAGCTTATGGACGAGGAAGTCTTCAGAGATGAGTCACAAAGTTGGGTAGCTCCACTCCCATTCCGACAACCAAGACAATACTTACCTAACAACCGGGAACAAGCAGTGCAGCGCTTTGCATCACTCCAACGAAGCCTGAGTAGGAAGCCAGATACGCAAAAGCAGTTTGTAGCCTTCATGGGAAAAATATTGGAGAACGACCACGCCGAGGTCGCACCACCGCTGGCAGAAGACGAAGAATGTTGGTACCTGCCAACCTTTGGTGTGTTCCATCCTCAAAAGCCAGGTCAAATCAGGGTGGTGTTCACCTCAAGCTAAACATGCAGGGGTTTCTCTCAATGATGTGCTCCTCACAGGCCCAGACCTGAACAACTCACTTCTGGGAGTTCTGTTGCGGTTTCGGAAGGAAAAGGTTGCTGTCCTAGCGGACATACAGCAGATGTTTCACTGCTTTGTGGTACGAGAAGATCACAGAAACTACCTCAGATTTCTGTGGTATAGGGACAATGATGTGACCAAAGACATCATAGACTTCAGAATGAAGGTTCATGTTTTCGGCAACAGCCCGTCTCCTGCCATAGCCATTTATGGGCTTAGAAGAGCTATCCGAGAGGGTTCCCAGGAACATGGGGAAGACACAGTCAACTTTGTTAAGCGTCACTTCTACGTCGATGATGGCCTTTGTTCTATGCCAACGGATGCGGAAGCCATCGACTTACTACGCCGAACCCAGACTTCACTTGCCGAGTCTAACCTCCGTCTACACAAGTTTGCCTCAAACAGTAAAGAAGTCTTGCAAGCTTTCCCACCAGAAGACTGTACAGGAGCCATAACCGATGTAGACCTCAGTGGAGAAGCTGCACACACTCAACGGAGTCTGGGTCTCCTATGGGAGATAACAAGGGACACGTTCACCTTCTCTGTTTCAACTGATATGAAGCCGTTTACTCGCCGTGGAGTCCTCTCCACGGTAAACAGTGTTTTTGACCCCTTTGGGTTTGTGGCCCCGGTCACTATCCAAGGAAGAGCCCTTCTCAGGGAACTCACAGTCGAACTTTCTGATTGGGATACACCGCTACCCGCAGACAAATTGAGTAAGTGGGAGGCCTGGAGAGACTCACTCCAGGACCTCAAGCTCCTTCACATACCAAGGACATACACAGCAGCCTCTCTAGCTAAAGCGGCGAAAACTGAGCTCTGCGTGTTCTCTGATGCGTCCACTAAAGCCATCGGTGCTGTGGCATACTTGAAGACCATACAAGAAGACGAACAAATTAAAATTGGATTTGTTATGGGAAAGTCAAAACTGGCACCTCAGTCCGAACCAACCATCCCAAGACTTGAGCTATGTGCAGCCGTCTTGGCCGTGGAAATGGCAGAGCTAATTCATGATGAACTGGATGTTAAGCTGGATGCAACCAAGTTCTACAGTGACAGCAAGGTTGTTCTTGGCTATATCTACAACGAAAGCAAACGTTTCCATGTCTACGTGCATAATAGAGTTCAGCGTATTCGCCAATCCACAAAACCAGAACAATGGCACTATGTGCACACAGAGGAAAATCCTGCTGACCATGCATCGCGGTCAGTTCCTGCTTCACGTCTGCCAGAAACAACGTGGTTTACAGGGCCCAACTTCCTCTGCAAAACTTCCAACGAACCAGAACCAGTCAAGTCATTCAATCTCATCAAACCAGATATGGATGTAGAGATCCGTCCAGAAGTAAGGAGCTGTGCCACACAGCTCAAAGAAAAAGGACTCAGCTCAGAACGCTTTCAAAGGTTCTCCAGCTTCAAGACCCTTGTTCGAGCCATTGCACTCCTAATACATATTGCAAGGTGTCAAAAACCATCCAACTGGAATGACAGATGTAAGGGATGGCATAAGTGCGATCTGTCTCGCACTCCAGATGAACTATGTCAAGCAAAGGAGGTCATCATCAGAGCTGTTCAGAAGGAAGCATTCAAAAAAGAATTTGAAGCCTTGGAGACATCCAAGCCAGTCCCTTTGAACAGCAGCCTTTATCGGCTTAGCCCAATGTTGCAGAACGATCTTATCTGCCTTGGAGGCCGGCTGAAGAATGCTAACCTGAACATTGGAGAAAAGAACCCGGTTATCCTCCCCAAAGACAACCATGTTTCCTTGCTACTCGTCAGACACCACCACGCTGAGGTCAAACATCAAGGTCGTCATCTGACGGAAGGTGCTGTCAGGGCAGCAGGACTTTGGCTCTTGGGCGGGAAAAGGATCATCAATTCGATTCTACACAAATGTGTAACCTGCCGTAGGCTTAGAGGTAAATTCCAGCAACAACGCATGGCAGACTTACCTCCAGAACGCCTTAAGACCTGTCCTCCCTTTACATACGTGGGTTTGGACGTCTTCGGACCATGGGTCATCTGCACCAGACGGACAAGAGGGGGGCAAGCTGAGAGCAAGCGGTGGGCCATAATGTTCTGCTGCATGAGCTCCAGGGCTGTCCATATCGAGGTCATTGACTCAATGGACACATCAGGCTGCATCAACGCTTTAAGGCGTTTCTTTGCAATAAGAGGACCAGCCAAACAACTGCGATCAGATTGTGGCACAAACTTCATAGGGGCCTGTAAAGAACTTGGAATGGGCAAAGACCAACCAGATAAAACTGTGCAGACGTATCTTAACCAAGAAGGGTGTTCTTGGGAGTTCAATCCCCCACACGCCTCGCACATGGGTGGTTCTTGGGAACGCCTGATCGGTTTGGCCCGAAGAATTCTGGACTCAATGCTTCTTGAACAGTACACTCGCTTAACCCACGATGTCCTGTGTACACTAATGGCAGAAGTCACAGCAATCTTAAATGCGAGGCCACTAATCCCAGTTTCCAATGATCCCGAGGATCCATTCATCTTGTCGCCATCAATGCTCCTAACTCAGAAAGTGGGAGTCCCTTCCCCACCTGGGGATTTCACAGACAAGGACCTCCTCACAAAGCAGTGGAGACAAGTTCAATCTCTGGCCAACAGGTTCTGGAATCGTTGGAGTCGTGAGTACTTGCCCACCTTGCTTTGCAGGAGGAAATGGCACAAGTCCTACCAAAACCTTCAGGAGGGAGACATTGTCCTTCTTAAAGACACTCAAGTAGCCCGTAACCACTGGCCAACGGCTATAATCACGAAGACCTTTCctggaaaagatggaagagtgAGGAAGGTGGAATTAAGGACCACAGTTCAGGGATCTTCAAAGACTTTCTTCAGGCCAGTCTCGGAAGTCATTTTACTTTTAGTTAAGGACTGATGTACTAAAACACACTCATTTCCTAGTTTAGTAGTACTAGTGACCTCACTGAGGCCAGGCGGGGAGTGTGTCGCCTTTTAGGCATGAGGGATTATATTGtataggcttttattttgtacaagcttttattttgaaatggttTCATGCCTAAGGAGTTCCAGGGTCAGGGGTTAGTTTCCTGTTAGTGGTTAGAGAAAGATGGTAGAATCAGCTGACATGCTTTCGTCATCCATTGCAATCCACATTGTAAATGCTGCAGAGGCAATGTCGTAAGTTGataatttcatttctttaaTTATAATGCAAATGTTAAGatgtatatttacagtaaaaggGGATTTGATGACTGTAATTAAAAACGttttatttacatatatttacataGGATTAAACAATTTGTATCTTATGTTTTgttacagttttcactcttctgTCTGTGACATGATGTAAAGAGCCACAGTAAACAGCTTGAGAAGCTTACTACGACTCAACTCGTCATTTTCAGAAAGAGTTTAGCTAGTTGAATAGCTGCAGTTGCTACACTGTAGAGAAGACAACATAATgctgtatcgccatactttaatgtagaaaaaagaattaaaagtttaaaccgaagacaagactttggcctttattgggctgaatgggcattcgGATATCAAGCACGGTTTCTACGAAATCACAGTTTACGTATCGTCGTCTTTTCTGACCGTTTCAGATttcccaatgtgtgtgtatggggccggaatgttgagagttagagTGGGAGTTAGAGTGTGGAGCTGAAGTACGATTCTCGGaaatttttccaaacaaattgctctccCTCCTACAGTTTtgactcttcatacatcatacttggtcaaaatgtaggaaatcttgtggCGGTCGCAGACATCTAACTATGGAATACACCGGACGTAGACTTTTTGCTCTAGACACTCCAACTGCCGGTAGAAACAGTGGATTTGCAGTACGATTCTCTGAaattttttccaaacaaattgatCTCCcgcctacagttttcactcttcatacatcatagttggtcaaaatgtaggaaatcttgtcccggtcgcagacatgtgactatggaATCCACTGGACCTacactttttgttattttgaaaccaactgccgatagaaactgTAACAAAAATGAAGCTGCAGTACTTCTTCAGACTGGTTGAGATTTTCCATTGTGTTTGTATGGGGAGAGAATGCTgagagctagagggtgaagctgcattatgattctttgaaagttttccaaacaaattcctGTCTACCCTACAGTTTTCCCTCTTTATACaccatagttggtcaaaatgtaggaaattttgtgccggtcgcagacatgtaactatggaatccaaCAGACGTACACTTTTGGCTCTCTTGATACCAGCTGCcgacagaaactgaaaaaagtatctgaagtatgcagatggttccctgtttgttacctgctctgtgtcccatttatttcataccacaaacataaaaaccacatcaatgcgttcgccagacttttatctctctggtgatcataatattttgcagtttggacccacggtttttgaattacagaagaAACCTAAGAGAATTAATTATCATTACATGGATATGTTTGACCCATGGAAGACACTGTCTCCCCCTCCCGACCCTGCActgtggaaatcaccatagcaacaagttctgacacagacacattccATCATGATGACTtctggaagggaggaagggagagagggagggaggaagggagagagggagagaggaagggaggaaggaaggaaggaaggaaggaaggcatggagggagggaggaagggagagaggaagggaggaagggaaggagggatagagagggagggaaagagggagggacgcacacacacacacattctctctctcacacacacacacacacacatacacactcacacacattctctctctcacacacacacacacacacacatacatacatacatacacacacacacacacacacacacacacacacacacacacacacacacacacacacacacacactctctcacacacacacacacacacactcactcacacacacacacacacacacacacacacacacaaacatccacacacacacacacacacacatacatgcaaacacatacacacatccacacacatacacccatacacacacactcacgcacacgcacatacacagacacatacacacactcactcacacataaaaaaacacacacaaacacacacacacacaaacatacacacacacatacaaacaaacatacacacacacacaaacacacacccacacacatacactcacacacactcacatacacagacacacacacacactgactcacacaaaaaaaaacacacacacacacaaacatacacacacacacacacacacacacaaacacacacccacacacatacacagacacacacacacacacacactcactcacacataaaaaaacacacacaaacacccacacacacaaacacacacatacatacatacactcacacacatacacaaacacactcacacacacacacacacacacaaacagacacacacacacaaatacacacacacacagacacatacacacacacacacacaccacacacaaaacctaccagactccatctaaataatcagtaatttaagcatcctaaacccaccagactccatgtaaataaacagtcatttaagcatcgtgaaacacaatacagtaaaagtcaacagacaccaaataaagctatgaaaagtcgttattggtcttctctacacttttccaaccatcacaactctaatcttggttgaaataaacacatagtttaccgatttacatgtgaaaatatatgttggctctatatatgctaaaagtactattttttgaatggagtctggtgtgtttagcgctagctacttcatacctttttcacacacacacacacacaaacacagacacacacacagactctttctcacacacagacacacacacacaaatacacacacacacacacacacacacaaaacctaccagactccatctaaataatcagtaatttaagcatcctaaacccaccagactccatgtaaataaacattcatttaagcatcgtgaaacacactacagtaagagtcaacagacaccaaataaagctatgaaaagtcattattttccaaccatcacaactctaatcttggttgaaataaacacatagtttaccgatttacatgtgaaaatgtatgttggctctatacatgctaaaagtacttATTTTTGAAGGAGTCGGTGTGTTGCTATTCTttccaaccacacacacacacaccacacacaccaacgATTACATGTAAAATATATGTTCTCTATACATACTAAAATTACTATttttaatggagtctggtgtcaGCGTAGCCACTtcatacattcacacacacacagacatacacacacacagacacacacacacatacacacacaatgacatccTGTCAAATATAcatctcactcactcacacaaacacacacactccacaaataatcagcatgtaaataacagtaatttaagcatgctaaacccaccaaactccatgtaaataaacagtcatttatgAACATTCTAAAACACACTACATTAAAAGtcgacaaaaacaaaataaaattattaaaagccGTTTTGGTCtttctacacttttccaaccatcacaactctagtgttggtgaaataaacacataggttactgatttacatgtgaaaatatgttggctctattaCGCTTATTAGCACTATTTTtttatggagtctggtgtgttttgTACTTAACTGACTGTTCTGTAAACAGGTCTTAAATAGAAGttttaaaaggtctatctctgaagggttAGACACTTTAACACTTCACTGTTAAaacaatactgtatgtatttaaaattgaaGCAAAACTAGGGTATTATAATTcatatatattgtattggtAAGGCTCGCGTCGCtataacccaccagactccatgtaaataaacaatc
Proteins encoded in this window:
- the LOC120563983 gene encoding uncharacterized protein LOC120563983, with protein sequence MKVHVFGNSPSPAIAIYGLRRAIREGSQEHGEDTVNFVKRHFYVDDGLCSMPTDAEAIDLLRRTQTSLAESNLRLHKFASNSKEVLQAFPPEDCTGAITDVDLSGEAAHTQRSLGLLWEITRDTFTFSVSTDMKPFTRRGVLSTVNSVFDPFGFVAPVTIQGRALLRELTVELSDWDTPLPADKLSKWEAWRDSLQDLKLLHIPRTYTAASLAKAAKTELCVFSDASTKAIGAVAYLKTIQEDEQIKIGFVMGKSKLAPQSEPTIPRLELCAAVLAVEMAELIHDELDVKLDATKFYSDSKVVLGYIYNESKRFHVYVHNRVQRIRQSTKPEQWHYVHTEENPADHASRSVPASRLPETTWFTGPNFLCKTSNEPEPVKSFNLIKPDMDVEIRPEVRSCATQLKEKGLSSERFQRFSSFKTLVRAIALLIHIARCQKPSNWNDRCKGWHKCDLSRTPDELCQAKEVIIRAVQKEAFKKEFEALETSKPVPLNSSLYRLSPMLQNDLICLGGRLKNANLNIGEKNPVILPKDNHVSLLLVRHHHAEVKHQGRHLTEGAVRAAGLWLLGGKRIINSILHKCVTCRRLRGKFQQQRMADLPPERLKTCPPFTYVGLDVFGPWVICTRRTRGGQAESKRWAIMFCCMSSRAVHIEVIDSMDTSGCINALRRFFAIRGPAKQLRSDCGTNFIGACKELGMGKDQPDKTVQTYLNQEGCSWEFNPPHASHMGGSWERLIGLARRILDSMLLEQYTRLTHDVLCTLMAEVTAILNARPLIPVSNDPEDPFILSPSMLLTQKVGVPSPPGDFTDKDLLTKQWRQVQSLANRFWNRWSREYLPTLLCRRKWHKSYQNLQEGDIVLLKDTQVARNHWPTAIITKTFPGKDGRVRKVELRTTVQGSSKTFFRPVSEVILLLVKD